tgctaaaaagagagagagagagagagagcacacaacaacaataatattgtaaaatTTAATTTCATGGCATTAATATAATGTATGTGAGCGGACAAGCTATcaaaaatcaaaccaaaacgaaaagaatatatttttcacaaaatgaaataagCATCAGCAGCGTCATAACCACTTTTGAAATGATGACTGAACGAGGAGGAGGAAAGCCCAAAAACAGGACTGCTGGTATGACTGAAACAGGAaggattcaaacccaggcctCCTACGCGCGGCAGGACCCGTCTACCAGGGAGACGTCTAGGCTTACAAGGTCTCGACAAAGCTATTCTGCTGCTCTGTCAGGGGTAACTGTGGCAGCTACATACAGTACGCAATACCGTCAGTCCTGTTTTCAAACTGGGATGTAGCGGATTGTACCTGGGTCAGATTACCATTTGAAATCAagtcaaacacttttttctgGAATTGATCGTTTGTGGCATAACGGACCTGACTCCACTGATCTTAAAAGTGCAGATTCAGACAACATTGCACCCCAGGCGGATGGAAACATGCCAATACTGTGGATTTCAATGAATAATTGACCCAGGTGAGAAGGGAAGTTTGCCACGGGTTACAGGTTCTGACAGCACTGGAGTTTGCTCCCTCTCTGGCCGTCCGTGGTGGGTGGCACACTGATGTCCACCACGTTGTTTCCCGGGGACTCGTCATGGGCAGACCGCTCAGCAATTTGTTTCTGCGAGACGATGCGGTagatttctgttttttgaaaagatgGAATAGAAACCAGATCATCCATTTTCACCCTGAATTCTTTTGTTGCTTAGGGTGCACACTGACAATcactggtggaagaagtattcagatcctttacttaactAAAAGTACGAatgcaccccaggtaaaaaaatactctgcaCTCTTACAAGTAAAGGTCTGGCATTGataatgttacttaagtaatagtatgtaagtatcatcaggaaaatgcactttaagtaaaagtactcaatgcaaaaaaatcctcacattttagaaactggaatcGATCCaaactgtcaatcaactaactaaatgttaatcatttcagctggacttgtacgCCTGTAAATTGTtaggtagtttaatttataataaaacatattttataaaccaCATGGGTTTTGTTGGCAAAAATCTTACTTTGTAAagaaactagtaactaaagcacTCAGGATtatgtaatggagtaaaaagtacaatatttctagTGGAGCTGAAGTAGaaaatggcatgaaaagactcaagtaaagtacaagtacctcaaatttgtacttaagtacagtacttgaataaacagtaattaaacgtttttagttacattccaccactgctgacaatgaaaaggtgaaaacaaagatgagatttattttaaCAAGTTGATTCTTTAGCAAAAATTTTGCACAAGACAGATCAAAAGAACTTCCCACAGTAAGAGGAAGTTACACAAGTTAAAGGACCATTCCGGTctattccaacacgtagctctgtgttttgtacatttggagtgctgtcagtagagagaaaaatgaaaacagacggtgctgcctacaccgtgttataaTCCTGCTAGAGTTAACTTTCacgcatttctttcacatctactgcagtcacattcactgtgttcactcggaaggaatcactgcacatgggtgggtacttttaattacattttgaacttGTTAAGGGGCTAAAAACACGTCTAAAACTTGCCCTTTTTaggcctgttgggtgctaatgctagcaggaggataacacggtgtaggcagccaCGATTGGTTTCATTCTTTTCTCTACTGATATCActccaaatgtacaaacaacagagctgtgTGTTGGAAATGACCGGAACTCTCCTTTAAGGTCAAGAGTTTAGTTACTAGAATCTTTATTGCAGTTGCAAATAATTTCTCTCAGcatctaattttttttattaagataatttttgggggcttttccctttatttgaaagtgacagtggatagacaggaaaggttgGAGAGAGACGGGGcgtgacacacagcaaagggccgccgGTCGGACTGATGCAGAGGACTCGGCCTACACTCTTACTGGGCGAGCTAGAGGTCTGCTAGCCTCAGCAGCTACTTTTTGAACAGACTTGTCTTAAAGCTTGTGAGGTACAAtcttaaagcacccatattatgctcatttgcaggttcacaattgtattttgaggttgtaccagaagaGGTTggcatggtttcatttaaaaaaacacaccatattttagtttagtttactAAACATTACTGCAGATActgttttccccctgtgtgtttaggtctctgttttagctacaggatattcagaaaccgtatctcactcaaaacagagTGGAGAGGTTTTTTATCCAAGTTTGTGtatggaagcaccagagacataCACtgcaaatcccagaaaaagtgttctttttctaaatatgggcactttaagcaACATAGTTTCAGCTTACACAGTACTGGTGTGTTATCAGAAAAAGGTTTGGGAATGATTGGCGTATGAGAAGTTAAGTTGACCTTTAAAAAGCATTTGCATTTCTTATCATTCAAGTCCAATGTTAACAGTGTAGCTGTGACATCACAGACATACCTGTAAGGATATTCTTGAAGGCTTCTTCAACGTTTGTTGAGTCCAAGGCTGACGTTTCTATGAATGACAGATTGTTTTTCTCtgaggggaaagaaagaaaacagcagcagaagCTTGCAGTGAAATAAGTTCAAATCAGAATTGGCAAGAGGAGAACCAAGGATTGGGACATCTGAATACACATATTCTATTCTTGACGCTTTCAAACAAAGGTTCTACAATGTTCTCTATCCTAAAGAAGAAAGGTAATACAAAGATCCGATTGAATGTATTACATGGTTTTCCCAACAGTTATAAAGCTTAGGTGTAAACCCAAGTTGTTTTCGGCACCACCTAAGCTGAATTTATGTGAAgcatcaaaactaactaaacaAAATGACTTTCCTCAGATCTAACGATTATAGTCGGTCCCCAGTGGACTTCTAGAGCAAGTGGCAGAAAAATGATCTGTTTCTGAAAAGTACGCTTTTTAAGAACCAACATCGCTGACTGACATCAGATGATTTACCATCACTCTACCTCATAGTGATAGTAAGATCTgttcaaacagagagaaactgAAGTCTTGTCTATCACTAGATTTAAACTGAGGCCTTTTGTATTAAagctttttatgtttattattgatttatttatgtattatctTACCCCAGATTTATTtggttttagacacagatatggtagtagtaataatggtccaaaatgatgtaaaatagCATTTATTTTACCAAAAACGTACATCTACATTTTCACAAATCCAGGAAAAACACtgtattaaatgttaaaaaaaaactctaaaactTAAAAACCATAAACCACAATTTACAAAAGGTctagaactttttttttctaaaaaggcACATTCTATGGAAATCCCTTTCACACTCCATTACAATCACATTCCAATATTCTGCCTTTCCTGTGTCTTTTTGGACGTTCCAGTACCTGCGAAGGCCCGGGCCTCATCTGTTGGCACGGCCCTGAGGTGGCGCAGGTCGCTCTTGTTGCCAACCAGCATGATGACGATGTTGTTGTCGGCGTGGTCTCTCAGCTCCTTCAGCCAGCGCTCCACATTCTCGTAGGTCAGGTGTTTGGCGATGTCATACACTAGGAGCGCCCCCACCGCTCCCCTGTAGTATCTGTAACAGGACCCAGGACAACACGGTAACCACACATTTCAGTGGTGATGACCGGAAATATCTGCAGGTCCATAAAAAGGGTCTTAAATGTCACTTCTATGTGAGATATTAAGGTTAAAGTGAAACTCTGCTCTTTGATCCTtttgatttgtatttatattaggCTACTTGTATTTATTCAGCAGATCTAAGGGCAGTGTGATAAACTGAATCAAATGGCTTCAATGTGGAGGGAGCcgcatttatatttatatacgcATATACTTTGTTTTGCTAAAAAGTGCCACatgttaaatgtgctgtatttatatagcgcttttccagtcttaacaactgctcaaagcgcttttacatctacaggaaacattcaccattcacacacattcaaacactgtggccggggctgccgtacaaggtgccacctgctcatcagataaacattcacacacattcacacgccgatgcgcagcaccgggggcaacttggggttcagtgccttgcccaaggacacttcgacaatgaccgcaggggcggggatcgaaccatcaaccttccaattggcaggcaaccactctaccactgagccacagccaccctgTGTTGAACATTTATGAGATGCACTTAATGTATAGAGGGCATTGAGAGGGCTAGCTGAAGTTCTGTGTCTAGTTCAAGAAGATTAAGCCCACTAGCTTGAGTCTTGCTTAGTGGTACCCTTGCTATAATCATTGTTAAAAAGTGCTGTCTACCTCTTTAACTAAATGCTATAGAACATATCCAAAAAAATGGGCCTCATTTTATGGGATCTAGTCTGAAGGATAAAGTATTTTGCCACGCCGGGGCAGGACTATGTGCAGCTCTCAGACATGGACTCACGCCGAGGTGATGGCTCTGTAGCGCTCCTGGCCCGCTGTGTCCCAGATCTGAGCCTTTATCGTCTTGCCGTCCACCTGAATGCTGCGCGTGGCGAACTCCACCCCGATGGTGCTCTTGCTCTCTAGGTTGAACTCATTCCGTGTGAAGCGAGAGAGAAGGTTGCTCTTCCCTACGCCCGAGTCCCCAATCAACACAACtggggagggaaagaggaggaggatgagacGTGTGTTAGGATCCTGTATGTGTGATGGAGGAGGTAGGGGCCATATAAATCcatgaaatgttgacattgcattaaGCAATGCCTCTTACCGCTGGTTTAACAGAACCTAGgggcttgtgtttgtgtttgtgggtgaGTGATTTATTGGTAGGGGTGTCAGACTGGGGgttgaaatggttaaaaaaagtgCTAGAATAGAAATAGAATAGCTGCGTTTGTGGGGAGGGTGCTACATCCCCGTTTATGGGATGTGAAAAACAGATTTCTACTGTAAAGTAGGAGTgtaacaaattacaaaacacaagACTTGAGTGAATACAGAACATTAGTGTTACAACCCAATAGTGCTTGAGAATATGGCACTGGCATGGAGGCAGAGCTACAGGATCAGAGCAGCTGAAGAAACGTGTCCGCTAGAGACCAACCACCCAAGTCCATGAAGATGTACGGTCATTTCATCCATGCCATCAATTGGGTACCTAAAGGATTATCCACTTCATAAAGAGGTGCTGAATGAATGAGGGTTTTGCTGTTCATCCATGGATTTTTAATATATACTCCATACGCCTGACCTATCAAAATAAGAGCGTGGCCTCGTATTGCTTCTTCTTCTGAGACCAGGTAGGGAGGCTTTAAGTTATAATGTCAATTTTCTTTAAGAATCCTCATTCAAAATCTTCTTTATAGCTCC
The window above is part of the Etheostoma cragini isolate CJK2018 chromosome 12, CSU_Ecrag_1.0, whole genome shotgun sequence genome. Proteins encoded here:
- the LOC117953673 gene encoding ras-related protein Rab-11B; this translates as MGNRDDEYDFLFKVVLIGDSGVGKSNLLSRFTRNEFNLESKSTIGVEFATRSIQVDGKTIKAQIWDTAGQERYRAITSAYYRGAVGALLVYDIAKHLTYENVERWLKELRDHADNNIVIMLVGNKSDLRHLRAVPTDEARAFAEKNNLSFIETSALDSTNVEEAFKNILTEIYRIVSQKQIAERSAHDESPGNNVVDISVPPTTDGQRGSKLQCCQNL